A genomic window from Canis aureus isolate CA01 chromosome 2, VMU_Caureus_v.1.0, whole genome shotgun sequence includes:
- the LOC144299363 gene encoding LOW QUALITY PROTEIN: epididymis-specific alpha-mannosidase-like (The sequence of the model RefSeq protein was modified relative to this genomic sequence to represent the inferred CDS: inserted 1 base in 1 codon), whose protein sequence is MEYHVNNHSLKDSISNNYIFTPTQSAQRPWNSVGRQIVAGKLMTEIRQYFYSKVGDRNHTYAIYSRLTHVPLAQGAELLCRRIEQEYRVGPLELNREAILRTSTSLHNQQVLHSDNNGYQMQRRVFQKYSSNGIALNYYPMAQSAFIEDGRSRLVLLSKQAHGVSSQENGQVEVMLHHQLWNNFDWALDYDLTLNDTSTVYPVLWLLLGPQSLTTRLRQRCGLALQRAPVVLLRELNESAQIFPGPQQQQDAVTLPPSLHLQILSIPGWNYSSNHTEHLQDLQKRHRGKAKADLRRVLLRLHHLYEEGKDPVLSQPVRVNLQVSALRSLGQASAVEERSLTGXWDVNTLHRWSWKRQEPPHHRGSPSSHSTPLQGTKVTIYPKEIRTFFVHFHSSKPRADSEAPGTPRKGR, encoded by the exons ATGGAATACCATGTCAACAATCATAGTTTGAAGGACAGCATTTCTAATAACTACATATTTACACCCACCCAGTCAGCACAGCGCCCATGGAACAGTGTGGGAAGGCAGATTGTGGCGGGAAAGCTCATGACTGAGATCCGGCAATATTTCTACAG CAAGGTGGGGGACAGGAATCACACATATGCCATCTACTCCCGGCTCACCCACGTGCCCCTGGCCCAGGGAGCGGAGCTGCTGTGCCGGCGCATCGAGCAGGAGTACCGGGTGGGCCCCTTGGAGCTGAACCGCGAGGCCATCCTGAGGACCAGCACCAGTCTCCACAACCAGCAGGTCCTCCACTCAGACAACAACGGCTACCAGATGCAGCGGAGAGTCTTCCAGAAATACTCGAGCAATGGCATCGCCCTG AATTACTACCCCATGGCTCAGTCCGCCTTCATTGAGGACGGCAGAAGCAGGCTGGTGCTGCTGTCCAAGCAGGCACACGGCGTGTCCAGCCAAGAGAACGGGCAGGTGGAG GTCATGCTCCATCACCAGCTTTGGAACAATTTTGATTGGGCTCTGGATTATGATCTCACCCTGAATGACACCTCCACTGTCTACCCTGTGCTCTGGCTCCTGCTGGGACCCCAGTCTCTCACCACCCGCCTGCGTCAGAGGTGTGGGCTAGCGCTGCAGCGCGCACCCGTAGTGCTATTAAGAGAGCTGAATG AGTCTGCCCAGATTTTTCCAGGCCCCCAGCAGCAGCAAGATGCCGTGACCCTGCCCCCAAGTCTTCACCTGCAGATCCTGAGCATCCCGGGCTGGAACTACAGCTCCAACCACACGGAGCACCTGCAGGATCTCCAGAAAC GCCATCGAGGGAAGGCCAAGGCTGACCTTCGCCGTGTCCTGCTGCGGCTCCACCACCTGTATGAGGAAGGCAAGGACCCAGTCCTGTCTCAGCCAGTGAGGGTCAATCTGCAGGTAAGTGCCCTCAGATCCCTGGGACAGGCCTC GGCAGTGGAGGAGCGTTCACTGACAG CCTGGGATGTGAACACACTCCACCGCTGGAGCTGGAAGAGACAAGAGCCTCCCCACCACAGAG gcagccccagcTCTCACTCAACACCCCTGCAAGGCACCAAGGTCACCATCTACCCGAAGGAAATCCGGACATTCTTCGTTCACTTTCATAGCAGTAAGCCCAGGGCAGACTCTGAGGCCCCAGGGACCCCAAGAAAAGGAAGATGA